The Paenibacillus sp. FSL H7-0357 nucleotide sequence CCGCCTACGCTGCCGTCCAGGCCTCGGTGTTCACTCCGGATATCCGGGTTGCCGCCAACTCACTGTCGCAAATGACTATACAGATGGTTCGTTTAATCGGCCCTTCACTCGGAGGACTGCTTATCACTTATCTCTCGGCTGGGGTTGGTTTTGGGCTCGATGCTTTTACTTACCTGTTCTCCCTGATCTGTCTCATCTATTTGCGCAAAGCGCTGAAGCCCGGAACACAGGCTGCAGTGTCCGCAGCCTCGTCACCTCAGGCACTTGAAACCGCCGCAGCTGCGGCAGCCTCTCCTCATAACGACTGGAAAGAGGATTTCAAAGAAGGCATTGCTGTATTGCGCAGTAATCCCTGGTTATGGATCACCATCCTCGCCTTCTGCTTCATCAATATTTGTTACGCCGGCGTCACCAGCATCCTTGTGCCATGGCTTTTCAAAGTTCATCATGGCTGGGAGCCATATGTATACGGGCTTGCCGGTACATTCTCCGGTGTCGGAGCCATTCTGGGCGGACTGATCATCGGCATGAAGCAGAGATGGAACCACCGCGGCATCATCGCCTACGGAGGAGCATTTCTAGGCGGCCTCGCGTTGCTTATCCTGCCGTTTGTTACTAGCCCTGCGGCAGCTATTGCCTTGTTCGCCCTGGAGGGATTCGGCCTCATGGTCTTTATCCTCATCTGGGAGATCAGCCTGCAGGAGCTCGTTCCGCAAGAAGCCTTCGGACGTGTAGCCAGTCTTGATCTATTCGGCTCCTTCGCCTTGCTGCCCGTAGGCTACATCCTTGTAGGCTGGCTCGCCGATCTTATAGGCGGTGTAGCTACGATTGCCATTTTCTCCGGGCTTGGCATGGCCTGTATCGCTCTTGTTCTATGTGTTCCTGCTATCCGTAAGTTCAATTAAACATTTCCAGCGTAAAGAGAATTTTATAAAAAGGCAGCACCGCGTCAATAGACGGGTGCTGCCTTTTTATGTAAGTGAAGTGTTTTCTTCACCCGTTATTTATGATCTCAAGTATCGGTTATTTCTTAACTTGCGCAAGCACGAAGTCTTTAATAATTTCTGATAAACGTTCCGGCGCTTCATACATACTCATGTGGCCTGCTCCGGAAATCGTTGCCTTGGTTACATTCGGCTTATCGGACGTGAAGGTCCGCCCGGCAGGAATCAGACCGTCTTCCGAGCCGGCAACGAGCAACACCGGCAGTGCGGTAGCCGAAATGACATCACGGCGGTCAGGTCGCTCGCGCATGGCCAGTGCGGCACCGGCCGCGCCTTGCGGAGGTGTTCTATAGCCGATTTCCTTCGCCCGCTGCAACAGCTGCGGTGCTGCAGCAGGAGCGAAGAGTCCAGGCACCAGTGCGTCCACAAACGTAGTAATTCCATCGTTCTGGATCGTACTGACACTTTTCAGGCGTTTCTCCTTGGCTTCTTCACTGTCAGGATAACCCGTGGAGTGAATCAGTCCGAATCCCTTCAAACGTGAGGCATGCCGCTGGGCGAAGGACAGCGTTATGTAGCCGCCAAGCGAATGACCCAGCAAGTAACATTCAGGGATTTCCAGCGCATTCAGCAGGGAAAGAACATCATCGGCCATCTGATCGATGCTGTACGCTCCGAGCGGAGCATCCGAAACTCCGTGGCCGCGCAAATCCGGTGCGATCACCCGGTAGCTTCTACTCAGATAAGGGATGACCTGCTCCCAATATCCGGAGCTTCCGCAAAAGCCGTGCAGAAGTACGATAACGTCGCCTTCGCCTTGATCACTGTAACAAATATTGGTTCCATCGCATCGAACATTTTCCATGGGCTGATTCCTTCTTTCTATGTAGTAGCTATACAAGGTATGCGGATGAGTCTGCAATTAAATGGAATGCCATTTGCTTGTCTTAATTATTTAAGCAGAACCGCCCGTCTTGAAACTTGTCTCCTCTATTTCAACCCAAAGCCTTCTGCAGCAGCTGCAGCAATCTCTCCAGCCATAACCATTACCCTGTGCAGCGGCGTCGTCTGCAGGGTCCGGTAAGGGCGGGGCCCGTTAATATCGACAATTGCCGCAAGACTATAATGCCCGACTGCCGGCAGACTCACACCGACCGACTGCGCTGGCCGCAGCGGCTCACTGGCTGCAAAATAACAGCCCAGTGCCGCCGGCGGTCCAAGACAAGCATCAATGGCAATAATTATCTGCCCCGCGGGAATCCCCGATATCCGGTTGACGAGAGTATCCGCATCGCAAGGCGATGGAAGCGTGCCTACAACATTCGGGAAGCCATGCTCCACCAGTCTGCTTCCGGTCAGCGGTCCAAGGGCATCCCCTGTGGAGCGGTCGGTACCGATGCACAAGAATGTGACCTGCTCTGCCGAGTGATGTTCGGCAATGCTTTGGAAGAAGGTAACCAGCCCGGCCGCATCTTTTTTAACCCGTTTTCTGCTCTCCTGCTCCCTGATCGCCAATTCCTGACTCCCTCCTGTCTATATAAGTTGAACTTTAGAATTACCGAGCCGGCATAGAACGCAACTACGGTGAATGTTTGGACTTCCGGCCGCTGTTGTCCACAGATTTCTTGATTTATACCGCTATTTGCGGTTGAAATCCGTAGACTGCTTATGCTTTCGAAGAGAGCTTTCCTACGGAAAGCTTTCAGGCGGTCGCTATCGCTCCTACAGTTCCAAACTTCCCCTCCGCTGCTTTTGCCTCTAGGTAGTTCTTTAGTTCATCTTATATAGAAACCTTCGTTTATTTCTTTTAATTTAACATGATTTAGATGAAGCCAACAAAAAAATGGTGTTTCCTTCCCCAATCATGATAGAATATTTGAATCCAAACACAGAGAGGACTGTTTAACCCCATGGATTTATCGCAGCCCAGCCAGGAAAATGTGGAATATATGATCGAGGGCATCAAGAGCAAGCTGAAGATGGCCAGCGCCGCAGCCATGCAGGCTTCTGCTTTCTCAGTGAACAACTATGAGGATATTCTTGATATTTATGAAGTTGCCATGAGCAGCGACCGGCTCAGCATCTCGCAGGTGGAGGCGCTTGTCTCCGAGCTTGGACGTTTGCGTAAGAAATAGAAACAAGTGGAAACGGCTTCGCCGTCCTCAAAAGGGCGGTATCCGTTTCAGCGAGAAATAGAAGGATAATTTATAGCGCGAAGCATATAAATTCTTATATTTTTCAAATAACCTGTCATGCACAGGAGCTCCTTGCCTACGATTCCATCCGCGCGGATGGCCGTCAGGCAAGGAGCTCCTTTAGGATTTATTATGCTTACAAGTACAATGCAACGGGCAAGATTTAACGCTTACGGCAAATCAATCAGTATAAGTTCCGCTTCGCCCTCACTGCCAATGCTTTTGATCGTCAAGTCACAACCCTTGCGGATACGTGCGGCATCGCCTGGTTTCAGCTGAAAAGTGCCATCTGAGCAAGAAATCTCTACATCCCCGGAAATAAGGAAGATGTGCGTCCGCCTGTCTTCTTTTTGTGCATAATGAAGCTCCCTGTTCGTGTCCAGCACCGATAGATAGACAGTTGCATCCTCGCCCACCTTCAATGTACCTTCCTCACCACTCCCCGAAACGACCGGTAGCAGCGTGTTGCTCTTGAACTCACGCGGGAAAAACTTTGCATCCCATTTCGGCGCAAGCCCCGGTGTGCTAGGAAGCAGCCAGATTTGCAGAAACCGCACATTGTCGCTCTCCGAAGGATTGGTCTCCGAATGATTAACCCCGGTTCCCGCACTCATGACCTGAACCGTGCCTGCCTGAATATCCGCGTGATTGCCGAGGTCATCCTGATGCTTCAGTACCCCGGAAACGACATAGGTGATAATCTCCAGATCATGATGCGGATGCTCATGCATCCCTTGTCCCGGTTTCAGCTCATTGTCATTGTGTGCGAGCAGCGCACCAAAGTGCGCATTGCTGGGATCATCATAATCGGCAAAGGAAAAACTGAACTCACTGTGAATCCATTCTCTATTCGAAGTATGTCTTTCTGCTGACGTAACTACTTTTATCATAACCATGCACCTCCAAAGATGTTGGAACCTTCTCCGTGCTTAACGGGTCGAAACCGCTCTTCGATTTAAATTGTTATAGGCGCTTTAATTAAGTATTTCTTACCCTGTTCCTTTCCCGGTCAATCATTAATGATTACTCCAAAAGAAACAGGACTATAGGAAAGAACACACAATTTACTATCAAGTGTGAACTTTCGTATTTCCGCATGAGGATATTTGTAAAGCTCCATATTTCGTTGTTTTTAATAGGAAAATCTTCCTTTGTTCACGTATCCTGCTCTAGTCTCTCCCATTCTTCTCCATGCTTGTCTGCTGTTTCAGCCTATACGCCAACGTTTATATACGAAGTAAGATACTTCAGGCTATCCTGAATTCGAATGACGGCAGCCGCCTAATTTCGGAATACCATAATCTAATGAGGAGTGATTAGTCATGAATAAAGCAGAAACGGAACATCCGGTAGAAAGCGGAAGCACTTTTTTCAAAGGAATCTTTATTGGTGGTTTGCTCGGCGCTGCCGCTGCGCTGTTGTTCGCCCCTAAGCCCGGCCGTGAAATGCGCAGTGACTTGTCTGATAAGCTTACGCTGGCTACAGACAAAACCAAAGAGGTTGCAGGTGTCGTAACGGACAAGACCAAAACAATTGCGACTACGGTTGGGGAAAAAGCGACCGATCTCGCAAGCACTGTATCGGCCAAAGCCTCCGACATCTTCACTACCGTAAGCGACAGCAAACAGCAAATTGCTGCCACCTTGGCGGAAACAGGCAAAAAACTGGGCGATTCCATCAGTGAAGTCTCCGAAAATGTTGCTTCTGACGTAAAAGATGCGTCTAAAGAGGTAGCTGAGGAAGCTAAGAATGTAGCCGATGAGGCCAAAGCATCCTCTAAAGAGGTAGCTGAGGAAGCCAAGGATGCCAAAGAGGAAGTAAAAGCGTCTTACAAGTCTTCTTACTAAACTACGGTGATTCAAGGCTTGATCTAAATTTGAGAACAGCCAGCTCACCGCAGCTGGCTGTTGTTATGAGGAATGCAGCTTCTTCTTCGAAAGAAGCTGCATTTTTATCAAAGCCCTTATACGGCTAAAGAAAGCAGGGACGCCTTATGGGAGATGCAGGCAGCAAGACCAAAACCTACGAAGTCGAAGAGCATCCCTTTGAATTGCGGCATGAAGTCAAACGGCTGAACGCAAGGCTCGACAAAATTGCCGATTCACTGGAAAAATCCGAATTCAAGGATATCCTTGAGAATTATACGGATCCCAAAAAGCGGATTATTACGAATCTTATGGCCGGGATATCCCGGGGTCTCGGGCTTTCACTCGGTACATTCGTAATCCTCGGCTTACTGGGTTACATTCTCAGCCTGTTTCTTGATGTACCCGTTATCGGTGAATATCTTGGAGAAATCAAAAAGTATATTGATGCCAACAGTTGATGCCAATAGCTGATAACATCGTTATCCACCCCGCTAAGCAGTTTGTTCAGCAGACTGCTTAGCGGGGTGGATGTGTATGTCCGCTTCAGGCTGAATACAAACAAGCAGAGACGGCTTCGCCGTCCTCAAAAGGACGGTATCCGTTTCTGCGAGAAATAGAAGGATAATTTATAGCGTGAAGATATAAATTCTATATTTTAAAAAAGACATACCCTTCCCCGGCGGGGATAAGGCATGCCCTAATCTTGGGGACTAGCGATAAGAATCAATAGGTGGAGTTCGCCATGATCTGTTTCAGCTTCTCGGTGGCCCGCTTCTGGATCCGTGAGACGCTCATTTGTGATACGCCGAGCTTCTGCGCGATGGCACGCTGCGACTGGCCATCCTGGAACGCCAGCAGCAGCACCTGCTGCTCTTGCTCCTTAAGCTGGCCCAGCGCCTGCTGGAGATCCATACGTTTCTCCACAGTCTCGTAATCGTTGGCTTCGGAGCTGATCAGCTCACCGAGCGTAGCGCCCGTCTCCTCTTGCGAGAGGGGCGAATCCAGCGATACGTAATGATAACATTCCCTGCCGGCCAGTACTTCCACAGTTTCTTCCACAGTAAGATCAAGATAATGGGCGATCTCTTCCACAGCAGGAGAACGTTCCAGCCTGATGGTAAGTTCATCAATGGCCTGCTGCACAAGGGCGCCTTTCTCTTTAATCCGTCTTGGGACCTGTATGTACCAGGATTTATCCCGCAGGAAATTTTTCATATGCCCGATCATGCTCTTCATCGCATACGGCTCAAACGGAATGCCCAAGCTGATATCGTATTGCTGCAGCAGCCGGATAAGCGCCATCTGCCCAACCTGATACAGATCTTCATAAAGATCCGGACGGTTGCGGGCAATTTTCCCGGCAGCCATCTTCACCATCGGCTCATATTTCTTGATCAGCACGGTGGCAATTTCATTATCCTTGGTCTGCTGATATTCCCAGATCAAACTTACTGCTTCGTTCATGGACTCTGGGGGAGTCACTTTATCACTCATACTTTCTCCTCGCTGAAATTAAGCCGCTTAGTCAGGGTAACGACTGTCCCTCTCCCTGCTTCACTCACGACGCTTACGTCATCCATGAGCGCTTGCATTAAATAAAATCCCAGTCCGCCAACCTGAACGTCACTCAGCTCTTTATCATGCAGCGTAATGCGTCCGTCGGGCGAATCCAATCCGTCAAAGCTCTCCCCTTCATCTTTGACGGTGATGGACAAGGCACTTGTTCCTACTTCAAAGATTACATCGACCAAACCATCTTCTTGGCCGTACGCATATAAAACAGAGTTATTACAGGCTTCCGAAACCGCTACCTTCATATCCTCAATATCTTCATAGGTAAAACCCATTTTTGAGGCAATACCATATAAATTCAGTCTAACGATATCGACATATTCTGCACTC carries:
- a CDS encoding pirin family protein, producing MIKVVTSAERHTSNREWIHSEFSFSFADYDDPSNAHFGALLAHNDNELKPGQGMHEHPHHDLEIITYVVSGVLKHQDDLGNHADIQAGTVQVMSAGTGVNHSETNPSESDNVRFLQIWLLPSTPGLAPKWDAKFFPREFKSNTLLPVVSGSGEEGTLKVGEDATVYLSVLDTNRELHYAQKEDRRTHIFLISGDVEISCSDGTFQLKPGDAARIRKGCDLTIKSIGSEGEAELILIDLP
- a CDS encoding sigma-70 family RNA polymerase sigma factor, producing MSDKVTPPESMNEAVSLIWEYQQTKDNEIATVLIKKYEPMVKMAAGKIARNRPDLYEDLYQVGQMALIRLLQQYDISLGIPFEPYAMKSMIGHMKNFLRDKSWYIQVPRRIKEKGALVQQAIDELTIRLERSPAVEEIAHYLDLTVEETVEVLAGRECYHYVSLDSPLSQEETGATLGELISSEANDYETVEKRMDLQQALGQLKEQEQQVLLLAFQDGQSQRAIAQKLGVSQMSVSRIQKRATEKLKQIMANSTY
- a CDS encoding DUF1128 domain-containing protein yields the protein MDLSQPSQENVEYMIEGIKSKLKMASAAAMQASAFSVNNYEDILDIYEVAMSSDRLSISQVEALVSELGRLRKK
- a CDS encoding MFS transporter, which translates into the protein MIPAAAPEHTKNNPLRRFAEPFAKSRTFPFLWLGNLISVLGSSVTMVILPVMVYSLTGSTTTMGFVMAIYMLPNVIMLPISGHIVDRYDRVRIMMIADIARFGVMIITALLALTGLLTVPLLCIFVGAYGLFDGLFRPAYAAVQASVFTPDIRVAANSLSQMTIQMVRLIGPSLGGLLITYLSAGVGFGLDAFTYLFSLICLIYLRKALKPGTQAAVSAASSPQALETAAAAAASPHNDWKEDFKEGIAVLRSNPWLWITILAFCFINICYAGVTSILVPWLFKVHHGWEPYVYGLAGTFSGVGAILGGLIIGMKQRWNHRGIIAYGGAFLGGLALLILPFVTSPAAAIALFALEGFGLMVFILIWEISLQELVPQEAFGRVASLDLFGSFALLPVGYILVGWLADLIGGVATIAIFSGLGMACIALVLCVPAIRKFN
- the rsbW gene encoding anti-sigma B factor RsbW, giving the protein MSDDVQKVVLQLPASAEYVDIVRLNLYGIASKMGFTYEDIEDMKVAVSEACNNSVLYAYGQEDGLVDVIFEVGTSALSITVKDEGESFDGLDSPDGRITLHDKELSDVQVGGLGFYLMQALMDDVSVVSEAGRGTVVTLTKRLNFSEEKV
- a CDS encoding YtxH domain-containing protein, giving the protein MNKAETEHPVESGSTFFKGIFIGGLLGAAAALLFAPKPGREMRSDLSDKLTLATDKTKEVAGVVTDKTKTIATTVGEKATDLASTVSAKASDIFTTVSDSKQQIAATLAETGKKLGDSISEVSENVASDVKDASKEVAEEAKNVADEAKASSKEVAEEAKDAKEEVKASYKSSY
- the yyaC gene encoding spore protease YyaC; amino-acid sequence: MAIREQESRKRVKKDAAGLVTFFQSIAEHHSAEQVTFLCIGTDRSTGDALGPLTGSRLVEHGFPNVVGTLPSPCDADTLVNRISGIPAGQIIIAIDACLGPPAALGCYFAASEPLRPAQSVGVSLPAVGHYSLAAIVDINGPRPYRTLQTTPLHRVMVMAGEIAAAAAEGFGLK
- a CDS encoding alpha/beta fold hydrolase, which encodes MENVRCDGTNICYSDQGEGDVIVLLHGFCGSSGYWEQVIPYLSRSYRVIAPDLRGHGVSDAPLGAYSIDQMADDVLSLLNALEIPECYLLGHSLGGYITLSFAQRHASRLKGFGLIHSTGYPDSEEAKEKRLKSVSTIQNDGITTFVDALVPGLFAPAAAPQLLQRAKEIGYRTPPQGAAGAALAMRERPDRRDVISATALPVLLVAGSEDGLIPAGRTFTSDKPNVTKATISGAGHMSMYEAPERLSEIIKDFVLAQVKK
- a CDS encoding DUF5665 domain-containing protein, translating into MGDAGSKTKTYEVEEHPFELRHEVKRLNARLDKIADSLEKSEFKDILENYTDPKKRIITNLMAGISRGLGLSLGTFVILGLLGYILSLFLDVPVIGEYLGEIKKYIDANS